A window from Bdellovibrionales bacterium encodes these proteins:
- a CDS encoding amidohydrolase family protein, with protein sequence MLLKIPRLYDSHVHWLGTGQIAVGLQLFDLQKPEDISEVSVKPEYFRGKWLVGFGWDHNKWPDKKLPTKDILDRAFPNFPVMLQRADGHCSWLNSIALDQMGFECGHSGILLEEEHFKAYYSLPKLSDQQIRQSLKKGCEIFNRAGFTHIRDMTCDEQQWRAALELDKAGELTLYVQENFLCEQPKDIDRVLGLLETAKTQETPHLKALGIKVFFDGTLGSDTAWLSQCNCAHHKFSWTSDDLENLFKKAWSKGFEIAVHTIGDEAAHQVVLAARKVMATNQYTGWLNLEHVEVLRPETVLMMKALHVRCHMQPCHWLSDKAWLKEKLGDLYKHAFPWGTLSRTGIPLYFGSDSPVAKTSFWDNQRALTESVKAKIPALKGDIVDYHSFPGATLGETYTVFAEQKLQELVFDGRSLAFQPEK encoded by the coding sequence ATGCTTTTAAAGATCCCACGTCTTTATGACTCTCACGTTCATTGGCTTGGCACCGGACAGATTGCTGTCGGGCTGCAGCTCTTTGATTTGCAAAAGCCCGAGGACATTTCAGAGGTCTCGGTGAAGCCGGAATACTTCCGCGGCAAGTGGCTCGTCGGCTTTGGCTGGGATCACAATAAGTGGCCTGATAAAAAACTTCCGACCAAAGACATCCTCGATCGCGCTTTCCCAAATTTCCCTGTGATGCTTCAGCGCGCGGACGGGCATTGCTCTTGGCTGAACTCGATTGCATTAGATCAAATGGGTTTTGAGTGCGGTCACTCCGGAATTCTTCTCGAGGAAGAGCATTTCAAAGCGTACTACTCTTTGCCAAAGTTATCTGACCAGCAAATCCGTCAGTCACTTAAAAAAGGCTGTGAGATTTTCAATCGTGCAGGCTTCACCCATATTCGCGATATGACGTGCGATGAGCAGCAGTGGCGTGCCGCTTTGGAGCTTGATAAGGCTGGCGAGCTGACTCTTTACGTGCAAGAAAACTTTCTCTGCGAGCAGCCGAAAGACATCGATCGCGTTTTAGGATTGCTCGAGACCGCAAAGACGCAAGAGACACCTCATCTGAAAGCGTTGGGGATAAAAGTTTTCTTCGATGGCACTTTGGGTTCAGACACCGCCTGGCTTTCTCAATGCAACTGCGCTCATCATAAATTTTCGTGGACCTCGGATGATTTAGAAAATCTTTTTAAGAAAGCTTGGAGCAAAGGCTTTGAAATCGCTGTTCACACGATTGGCGACGAAGCCGCTCATCAAGTCGTGCTTGCGGCAAGAAAAGTCATGGCGACGAATCAGTACACGGGCTGGCTCAACCTCGAGCACGTTGAGGTCCTGCGACCAGAAACTGTTTTGATGATGAAGGCTCTCCACGTGCGCTGTCATATGCAGCCATGTCACTGGCTCAGTGATAAAGCGTGGCTCAAAGAAAAGCTCGGTGACCTTTACAAGCACGCCTTCCCATGGGGGACTTTGTCTCGCACGGGCATTCCGCTTTATTTTGGCAGTGATTCTCCAGTGGCGAAAACTTCTTTCTGGGATAATCAGCGCGCACTCACTGAAAGCGTGAAGGCAAAAATCCCGGCACTCAAAGGCGATATCGTCGATTACCATTCTTTTCCTGGAGCAACTCTCGGTGAGACATATACGGTCTTTGCTGAGCAAAAACTACAGGAACTTGTTTTTGATGGCCGGTCGTTGGCGTTCCAACCTGAAAAATAA
- a CDS encoding hybrid sensor histidine kinase/response regulator yields the protein MAKHTILCVDDELDNVDALERLFRKNYTVLKATSGAQGLEVLAENPGVALIISDQRMPSMTGVEFLEKAQRTHPEALRILLTGYTDIESVIQAVNQGQIYRYLTKPWDSNDLLNTVATAIQKYEMTKELKKKNFELAKALNELKSLDKAKSNFMILINHELKTPLTSIISFIGLLNETQMDDEQKLFVNRISRGADKLKSIIDDVLLIVRAETHQLKVNTSPVSFAGIQTLLNPEVSNVLQYKHQTLTEKNLAVTAAADKDLIRQVLNRLVHNAAKFGSDNSEIFIEAAAAENQQVVFSVTNKGPQIEAPMIEKILRPFFIDEDVMNHSTGMGLGLSICQSILGLHQSKLRIENTDEGVRVSFNLPSA from the coding sequence ATGGCGAAGCATACAATTCTTTGCGTGGACGATGAACTGGACAATGTAGATGCGTTGGAGAGGCTCTTCCGCAAGAATTATACAGTACTAAAGGCTACGTCTGGTGCGCAGGGATTAGAGGTCCTGGCCGAAAATCCAGGCGTTGCTCTGATTATCTCGGATCAAAGAATGCCGAGCATGACCGGCGTTGAGTTTCTCGAAAAAGCTCAGCGCACTCATCCTGAAGCGCTTCGCATTCTGCTCACCGGGTACACGGACATCGAATCTGTGATTCAAGCGGTGAATCAAGGGCAGATCTATCGTTACCTCACAAAACCTTGGGACTCGAATGACCTTCTGAATACCGTGGCGACCGCGATTCAGAAATACGAGATGACGAAAGAGCTCAAAAAGAAAAACTTCGAGCTCGCTAAAGCTTTGAATGAACTCAAAAGCCTTGATAAAGCAAAAAGTAATTTCATGATCTTAATTAATCATGAATTGAAAACTCCACTGACTTCGATCATCAGCTTTATCGGCCTTCTGAACGAAACACAGATGGATGACGAGCAGAAGCTTTTCGTCAACCGCATCTCGCGCGGTGCTGATAAATTGAAATCCATCATTGATGACGTGCTCCTGATCGTACGTGCGGAGACCCACCAATTAAAAGTAAATACCTCACCGGTTTCTTTTGCGGGCATCCAAACCTTGCTAAATCCAGAGGTCAGTAACGTCCTTCAGTACAAGCATCAAACTCTGACGGAAAAGAATCTTGCCGTGACAGCCGCAGCAGATAAGGATTTGATCCGCCAAGTTCTCAACAGACTTGTCCACAATGCCGCGAAGTTTGGCTCTGACAATAGCGAAATTTTTATCGAGGCTGCCGCCGCTGAAAATCAACAAGTTGTCTTCTCAGTCACAAATAAGGGGCCGCAAATCGAAGCCCCGATGATCGAGAAAATTCTGCGCCCATTCTTTATTGATGAAGATGTGATGAATCACTCGACGGGTATGGGGTTAGGTCTTAGCATTTGCCAATCGATCTTAGGACTGCACCAATCGAAGCTCCGCATCGAAAACACGGACGAAGGCGTCCGTGTTTCTTTCAACTTACCCTCTGCCTAA
- a CDS encoding type 1 glutamine amidotransferase domain-containing protein encodes MKILILKSILAVLGISVMVVTAYAEIRNTLLTSKGKVLIVLSSQAQLGSSQIKTGVWLPDAVHPYFALLNAGYEVDFASPQGGAVPIEQKSDPRNLNAMNADDALTRGFLSDDIAAAKLTNTKKLSEVQAKDYSSIVIAGGMAAMYDLPGNADLKRLLKDFWEQNKMLSAIHYGVYGLLKMTTPSGKQVLRGVELTAVSRDEEKRWAQALGWDVALLTPNGFLQDQIKKEGAGYKSGPSFSSFTFYGAEKHFLTAQQSFSGMELGINLAKSMAKPLKPYVPKSERYLKMKAVSR; translated from the coding sequence ATGAAAATCCTGATTCTTAAATCGATTCTTGCAGTGCTTGGTATTTCCGTGATGGTCGTCACCGCTTATGCGGAGATTCGTAATACGCTTCTCACGTCGAAAGGGAAAGTCTTGATCGTGCTGTCGAGTCAGGCGCAGCTGGGGAGCAGTCAGATTAAGACCGGAGTATGGCTGCCGGATGCGGTTCATCCTTACTTCGCTTTGTTGAATGCAGGCTATGAAGTGGATTTCGCGAGCCCACAAGGCGGCGCCGTGCCGATTGAGCAAAAAAGCGATCCGCGCAATCTCAATGCAATGAATGCCGATGATGCCCTTACGCGAGGTTTTCTGAGCGATGATATTGCAGCGGCAAAGCTAACGAACACGAAAAAGCTTTCAGAGGTTCAAGCCAAAGATTATTCTTCAATAGTAATCGCAGGGGGAATGGCTGCGATGTATGATTTGCCGGGAAATGCGGATCTCAAGCGCCTCCTCAAAGATTTCTGGGAACAAAATAAAATGCTCTCGGCAATTCACTATGGAGTTTACGGCCTGCTTAAAATGACGACGCCAAGTGGTAAGCAGGTCCTCCGCGGAGTAGAGCTCACGGCCGTTTCCCGCGATGAAGAAAAACGTTGGGCCCAAGCGCTTGGGTGGGACGTTGCTTTGCTGACACCAAATGGATTCTTGCAGGATCAGATTAAAAAAGAAGGGGCCGGTTATAAATCAGGTCCGTCGTTCTCGTCCTTTACGTTTTATGGAGCGGAAAAACATTTTTTAACGGCACAACAGTCTTTCTCGGGCATGGAGCTCGGAATTAATTTGGCAAAATCCATGGCAAAACCATTAAAGCCTTATGTGCCAAAGTCTGAACGATATTTAAAAATGAAAGCCGTCAGCCGTTAG
- a CDS encoding pilus assembly protein: MRSGIFVLLLLWICLQASTVFAESLVLKIGEDYRLPIPSNHRVWVQNRKLLSISTRGGFVILNGLNEGQTTLQVGNKGYQVQVIQPLKKNLLQNFEKELRNVLGLKIQIKKYQVMVTGKLYRWEDWQLLAKVSEDTGVSYGMSAEIPPNLQAKALASWQQAFDRAGLAALPVHFAHPLQARSAVDPQLFAKYSDILGPYGVVLEKDVQALDIAPVIKVQITVAEVRRDFAQKYGLQWPASYSARVLSNGQTEFEDAIFTAQAFEQQGRGKILASPNLICRSGKEAEFLAGGEFPIKIANYKMQDVVWKKYGILLRVRPKADSSGRMSIGIETEVSTIDNSRTVEGIPGLLTNRISSHFDLSRSQTIVLSGLIKNEEGKSTEGLPGLSRIPVLGALFGSRDFKENRTELVILVRPSIVRENTTAESADSSQHLGDIKHD; encoded by the coding sequence ATGAGGAGTGGGATCTTCGTCTTATTGTTATTGTGGATTTGCTTGCAGGCTTCCACAGTCTTTGCGGAATCTTTGGTTTTAAAAATCGGTGAAGACTATCGCTTACCTATTCCATCGAATCACCGGGTTTGGGTTCAGAACCGCAAGCTTCTGAGTATTTCTACTCGTGGCGGTTTCGTTATTTTGAATGGCCTCAACGAGGGGCAAACCACTCTGCAAGTAGGAAACAAAGGCTATCAGGTTCAAGTGATTCAACCGCTGAAAAAGAACCTGCTACAAAACTTCGAGAAAGAACTGCGCAACGTTCTCGGGCTTAAAATTCAAATCAAAAAATACCAAGTCATGGTGACCGGCAAGCTCTATCGCTGGGAAGACTGGCAGCTCCTCGCGAAAGTCAGCGAAGACACCGGCGTCAGCTATGGCATGAGCGCAGAGATTCCGCCAAACCTCCAGGCAAAGGCGCTGGCCTCTTGGCAGCAAGCGTTTGATCGTGCGGGTCTTGCAGCACTGCCCGTGCATTTTGCTCATCCTTTGCAAGCCCGGAGCGCAGTGGATCCGCAGCTCTTTGCAAAGTATTCGGACATCCTGGGGCCTTACGGAGTTGTGCTTGAAAAAGATGTGCAAGCTTTGGACATAGCCCCTGTCATCAAAGTGCAAATCACAGTGGCGGAAGTTCGCAGAGATTTTGCTCAGAAGTACGGGCTTCAATGGCCGGCCAGCTACTCAGCCAGAGTCTTATCGAACGGTCAGACTGAGTTTGAAGATGCGATCTTCACCGCTCAAGCATTTGAACAACAAGGCCGCGGCAAAATCCTCGCCAGCCCGAATCTGATCTGTCGAAGTGGCAAAGAAGCAGAATTTCTTGCCGGCGGAGAATTTCCAATCAAAATTGCCAACTACAAAATGCAGGATGTGGTTTGGAAAAAATACGGAATCCTCTTACGGGTGCGCCCCAAGGCAGACTCTTCCGGGCGCATGAGTATCGGAATTGAAACCGAAGTGTCCACCATCGACAATAGCCGGACGGTGGAAGGCATTCCGGGTCTGCTGACGAATCGAATCTCTTCGCACTTTGATCTGAGTCGTTCGCAGACGATCGTTCTTTCGGGACTGATTAAAAATGAAGAAGGCAAATCCACAGAGGGCCTTCCAGGTCTGAGCCGCATTCCCGTTTTGGGCGCGCTCTTTGGCAGTCGTGACTTTAAAGAAAATCGCACTGAATTAGTGATTCTGGTTCGCCCTTCGATCGTGCGCGAAAATACAACGGCTGAAAGCGCGGACTCATCTCAGCATCTCGGAGATATCAAACATGATTGA
- a CDS encoding CpaF family protein → MIEQFQEAFAKTQQHLREAADRGYGHEEFWRTQNSEKFREALEFSLRTEAPETQKRLLAEYFTYGPLDHLLADENITEILVNGPQSIWFEKEGRLQKHEDLFLSDASYNNTLHRLCEKSQCQSTVEHPAATGFFEEFRLTLVRQELTRNHHHLSLRRHPKNPWTLERLLDCGWASESEIQVLRDLMKRQQNFLIVGSTGSGKTSLINALLQTLSANERAIVIEDTPEIELPNPSCMKMVTREDPQGVLKSVTQSDLLRHSLRLRPDRIVMGEIRGTEAKDLLMALATGHGGSFGTLHASDPRQALIRLEMLIQMGAPQWNLQAVRRLIHLSLDCILVVEKTSEGKRKFQGTYKICSLEENGFLVEKI, encoded by the coding sequence ATGATTGAGCAATTCCAAGAGGCCTTTGCTAAAACTCAGCAGCATCTTCGTGAGGCCGCCGACCGTGGCTACGGTCATGAAGAGTTTTGGCGCACACAGAACTCAGAGAAGTTCCGGGAAGCACTCGAATTCAGTCTGCGCACTGAAGCACCCGAAACTCAAAAACGGCTGCTGGCCGAGTATTTTACCTATGGTCCACTGGATCACTTGCTGGCTGATGAAAATATCACAGAAATCCTCGTGAACGGCCCACAGTCGATTTGGTTTGAAAAAGAAGGCCGTCTGCAGAAGCACGAGGACCTATTTCTTTCAGACGCTAGTTACAATAACACCCTTCACCGGCTCTGTGAAAAATCTCAATGCCAAAGCACTGTCGAGCATCCGGCGGCAACAGGATTCTTTGAAGAGTTTCGGCTCACCCTGGTTCGGCAAGAGCTCACCCGCAATCATCATCATTTGTCCCTTCGACGACACCCGAAAAACCCTTGGACACTCGAACGGTTGCTTGATTGTGGCTGGGCCTCCGAGTCTGAGATTCAAGTGCTTCGCGATTTGATGAAACGCCAGCAAAACTTTCTGATCGTCGGAAGTACCGGCAGCGGAAAGACGTCACTCATCAATGCCCTTCTGCAGACCTTATCCGCGAATGAACGGGCGATTGTCATTGAGGACACTCCGGAAATTGAGTTGCCAAATCCTTCGTGCATGAAGATGGTCACGCGCGAAGATCCTCAAGGTGTGTTGAAGAGTGTCACTCAAAGCGATCTTCTCCGGCACTCGCTGCGGCTTCGGCCTGATCGCATTGTGATGGGTGAAATCCGTGGCACCGAAGCAAAAGATTTGCTGATGGCTTTGGCAACCGGTCACGGCGGGAGCTTCGGGACCTTGCACGCGAGCGATCCTCGTCAGGCGCTGATTCGTCTTGAGATGCTGATTCAGATGGGCGCTCCGCAATGGAACCTGCAAGCCGTGCGAAGACTCATTCACCTGAGCTTAGATTGTATCTTAGTCGTCGAGAAAACGTCGGAAGGAAAAAGGAAATTCCAGGGAACATACAAAATATGTTCCCTGGAAGAAAATGGCTTTTTAGTCGAGAAGATTTAG
- the namA gene encoding NADPH dehydrogenase NamA produces the protein MDVQTHTPLTAHTTKLFTPIRLRELNFKNRIFMSPMCQYSAMDGVPNNWHLVHLGSRAVGGAGLVMVEATAVHPVGRISPADLGIWNNTQRDAFKPIVAFLKEHGAVAGIQLAHAGRKASIASPWHGGGAIDGKQGGWMPEAPSAIAFSDKHVVPKEMTKEDIESVAQDFEAAAKRSLEAGFEVVEIHAAHGYLLHEFLSPLSNHRTDEYGGSIENRMRFPLEVAERVRKVWPAKWPVFVRISATDWVDNGWDLPQSIVFAKQLKEVGIDLIDCSSGGSTSQAKIPAGPGYQVSFAAAIRDQAQIFTGAVGIITSGTQAEKILKEGEADVLFIGRELLRDPYFPLHAAKELGVDLKWPVQYDRAKR, from the coding sequence ATGGATGTTCAAACCCACACGCCGCTGACAGCTCATACAACGAAACTCTTTACGCCGATTCGTTTGCGTGAGTTGAATTTTAAAAATCGTATCTTCATGTCGCCGATGTGCCAGTACTCGGCGATGGATGGCGTGCCGAACAATTGGCACTTGGTTCATCTTGGCAGCCGCGCTGTCGGTGGGGCAGGCCTAGTGATGGTCGAAGCCACCGCTGTTCATCCTGTGGGCCGCATTTCACCGGCGGATTTAGGAATTTGGAATAACACTCAACGAGACGCCTTCAAACCGATCGTGGCATTTTTAAAAGAACATGGCGCTGTTGCAGGCATTCAGCTCGCGCACGCAGGGAGAAAAGCTTCCATTGCGTCTCCCTGGCATGGAGGCGGGGCTATCGACGGCAAGCAAGGCGGTTGGATGCCGGAAGCGCCAAGTGCTATTGCTTTCAGTGATAAGCATGTGGTGCCGAAAGAAATGACGAAAGAAGATATCGAGTCCGTGGCTCAGGATTTTGAGGCGGCCGCAAAACGCAGTCTTGAAGCGGGCTTTGAAGTTGTCGAGATTCACGCAGCTCACGGCTATTTGCTGCACGAATTTTTGTCGCCGTTGTCGAATCATCGCACGGATGAGTATGGTGGCTCGATTGAAAACCGCATGCGTTTCCCTCTAGAAGTCGCTGAGCGTGTCCGTAAGGTGTGGCCCGCAAAGTGGCCGGTGTTCGTGCGCATTTCTGCAACTGATTGGGTTGATAATGGCTGGGATCTTCCGCAAAGTATCGTCTTTGCAAAGCAGCTCAAAGAAGTCGGCATCGATTTGATTGACTGTTCTTCGGGCGGGTCAACGTCTCAGGCAAAAATTCCTGCGGGCCCTGGTTATCAAGTTTCATTTGCGGCGGCCATTCGTGATCAAGCGCAGATCTTCACTGGCGCGGTGGGGATTATCACCTCGGGCACTCAAGCGGAAAAAATCCTCAAAGAGGGCGAAGCGGATGTTCTCTTTATTGGCCGAGAGCTGCTCCGTGATCCTTACTTCCCACTGCACGCGGCAAAAGAGCTCGGCGTGGATCTAAAGTGGCCTGTGCAATACGACCGCGCGAAGCGGTGA
- a CDS encoding cupin domain-containing protein, whose protein sequence is MKLFRRSEHQHRELTSQKTGEAFSHSQVLSEGLQSKDFFITHEIIPAGRRASGAHSHTETDEVVFVLSGYPTAVEGGEKIALSPGDSVCFQAGAAEYHFVLNETNVEAHILVIKKSVSNDIVMAPSLLS, encoded by the coding sequence ATGAAGCTCTTTCGTCGGTCTGAACATCAGCACAGGGAATTGACCTCACAGAAAACAGGTGAGGCCTTTTCCCACTCGCAGGTTCTGAGCGAGGGACTTCAGTCTAAAGACTTCTTTATTACTCACGAAATTATTCCAGCAGGGCGCCGGGCTTCCGGAGCCCACTCTCACACAGAGACCGATGAGGTTGTTTTTGTTTTGAGCGGTTATCCCACCGCAGTTGAAGGCGGGGAGAAAATCGCTTTGTCTCCCGGAGACTCAGTTTGTTTTCAAGCAGGAGCTGCTGAATACCACTTCGTTCTGAATGAAACAAATGTGGAAGCTCATATTCTTGTCATCAAAAAGTCCGTGTCCAACGACATAGTGATGGCCCCTTCTTTACTCTCGTAG
- the aspS gene encoding aspartate--tRNA ligase: MKFVKDLKRTEYCGNLNSQHVGKKVVIMGWVDTRRDHGSLVFIDLRDREGIVQVVLDPNKAETSASKNLRGEFVLAVEGTVRARPDGMKNAKIKTGEIEIEATRCEILNDSAVPPFQVDDENVNEMLRLKYRYLDLRSPRLTNHLVTRHKVTQVVRRFLSDNGFLEVETPILYKSTPEGARDYLVPSRVNQGTFYALPQSPQTLKQLLMISGYDRYFQIARCFRDEDLRADRQPEFSQIDMEMSFIDQEDIMAMNERLLRTVWKEIKGIDVGEIPRMTYQEAMDRYGIDKPDTRYGMEIKDLKSVVTGSGFKVFDDVLARGGIVRGIAVPKGGAYSRGQFDKLTDMAKRAGAKGLVWIKSEADGTYSSPVSKFFSPEKLGEMFKAVGAGNGDCALIVADDFDTACAALSTLRIHFGKELKLVSPGTYKFLWVVDFPAFEYSPEDKRWVARHHPFTSPKDEYAQDLIDGNEASYGKMLAKAYDLVCNGYEMGGGSIRIYRSELQQAMFRLLGLSKEEQEHKFGFFLEALKYGTPPHGGIAWGLDRLVMLLCETDAIREVIAFPKTAKATDLMADCPSEVNRDQLTEVGVKLTPLAEKAVDEARKARSHGSDKEM, translated from the coding sequence ATGAAATTCGTCAAAGATCTCAAAAGAACAGAATATTGCGGCAACTTAAACTCTCAACACGTCGGCAAGAAGGTCGTCATCATGGGCTGGGTTGATACTCGCCGTGATCACGGGAGCCTCGTGTTCATCGATTTGCGCGACCGTGAAGGTATTGTGCAAGTGGTGCTGGATCCAAACAAAGCTGAAACTTCCGCATCAAAAAATCTGCGTGGCGAATTCGTACTGGCTGTTGAAGGAACCGTGCGCGCACGTCCTGACGGCATGAAGAATGCAAAAATCAAAACAGGTGAAATCGAAATCGAAGCCACTCGTTGTGAGATCTTGAATGACTCTGCGGTTCCGCCATTCCAAGTGGATGATGAGAACGTAAATGAAATGTTGCGCTTGAAATATCGTTACCTCGATTTGCGCTCTCCGCGTTTGACGAATCACCTCGTCACTCGTCACAAAGTCACTCAAGTCGTTCGTCGCTTTTTGTCTGACAACGGCTTCCTCGAAGTAGAGACGCCAATTTTATATAAATCCACTCCTGAGGGCGCGCGTGATTATCTCGTTCCTTCGCGTGTGAACCAAGGGACTTTCTATGCGCTTCCGCAGTCGCCACAGACTTTGAAGCAGCTCTTGATGATTTCGGGCTATGATCGTTACTTCCAAATCGCTCGTTGTTTCCGTGACGAAGATTTGCGTGCGGATCGTCAGCCAGAGTTCTCACAGATCGATATGGAAATGTCCTTCATTGATCAAGAAGACATCATGGCAATGAACGAGCGCTTGCTGCGCACGGTTTGGAAAGAGATCAAAGGCATCGACGTTGGCGAAATCCCACGCATGACTTATCAAGAGGCGATGGATCGTTACGGTATTGATAAGCCTGACACACGTTACGGCATGGAGATCAAAGATTTGAAATCCGTGGTCACTGGTTCTGGCTTCAAAGTGTTTGACGATGTTCTTGCTCGCGGCGGAATTGTTCGCGGTATCGCGGTTCCTAAAGGTGGCGCATACTCTCGCGGTCAATTCGATAAACTCACTGATATGGCAAAACGCGCGGGCGCTAAAGGCCTCGTGTGGATCAAGTCTGAGGCTGATGGCACTTATTCTTCTCCGGTTTCTAAATTCTTTAGCCCTGAAAAATTGGGTGAGATGTTTAAAGCTGTTGGCGCTGGAAACGGCGACTGCGCTTTGATCGTTGCTGATGATTTCGATACGGCGTGTGCGGCGTTGTCGACTCTTCGTATTCACTTCGGTAAAGAGTTGAAACTCGTGAGCCCTGGCACTTACAAATTCTTGTGGGTTGTGGACTTCCCGGCGTTTGAATACTCTCCGGAAGATAAGCGTTGGGTTGCTCGTCACCATCCGTTCACTTCGCCAAAAGACGAATACGCTCAGGATTTGATTGATGGCAATGAAGCTTCTTACGGTAAAATGCTGGCGAAAGCATATGACCTTGTTTGTAACGGTTACGAGATGGGTGGCGGAAGTATCCGTATCTATCGCAGTGAATTGCAACAGGCGATGTTCCGTCTCTTGGGTTTGAGCAAAGAAGAGCAAGAACACAAGTTCGGTTTCTTCCTCGAAGCTTTGAAATACGGAACTCCTCCACATGGTGGTATCGCCTGGGGCTTAGATCGTTTGGTGATGCTCCTCTGTGAAACAGATGCTATTCGTGAAGTGATCGCATTCCCTAAGACCGCAAAAGCAACCGACCTCATGGCCGATTGCCCAAGCGAAGTAAATCGCGATCAGCTGACAGAAGTCGGCGTGAAGCTCACACCACTTGCTGAAAAAGCAGTGGACGAAGCTCGCAAAGCACGTTCGCACGGTTCTGACAAAGAAATGTAA
- a CDS encoding polyhydroxyalkanoic acid system family protein translates to MPKFTIEHNSSHSAKETFDKIKSFTSDEDLRRFDPKMQCQFNDGAMNGSIKGSQFKAELNVLAQGTGSKIEIIVDLPMLLAPFKGKVQETLQKKLSKYLA, encoded by the coding sequence ATGCCAAAATTTACGATCGAGCATAACAGCTCACACAGTGCGAAAGAGACCTTCGATAAAATCAAATCGTTTACAAGTGACGAAGACCTACGACGCTTCGATCCTAAGATGCAGTGTCAATTTAACGATGGTGCGATGAATGGCTCCATTAAAGGCAGCCAGTTTAAGGCGGAGCTGAATGTGTTGGCACAAGGAACAGGGAGTAAAATTGAGATCATTGTCGATCTCCCTATGCTTTTGGCCCCGTTTAAGGGTAAAGTCCAGGAAACTCTCCAGAAGAAATTGTCTAAATATCTGGCATAA
- a CDS encoding RNA polymerase factor sigma-32, translating into MKKKVAAKKPKEKASPAKKPVTKPVAKKATSAKKPVKAKAVVAEIVDDDSTLAPEQAAPEIGKAYAMPNEREIEEEFGLNDEPTKGLVPTADSKAITSTSDPLALYLADVRKYPVLSKEEEQEVAKKYFETKDPEAAQILVKSNLRFVVKVAAEYSKFGAKMIDLIQEGNVGLMHAVREFNPYKGARLITYAVWWIRGYIQEYLMRQYSMVRIGTTQNQRKLFYQLQKEKDALDAMGQSPDIALLSSRLGIPEDEVEQMAQRMSGRDISLDRPLDDDSGGTLMDFQKSTSDMSVDERIAHEEELEFLKEKLKEIRPELSERERIILDERILNDEPLTLQEIGEKHGITREAVRQMEVRVMKKIKAKMEELK; encoded by the coding sequence ATGAAAAAGAAAGTGGCGGCAAAAAAGCCGAAGGAAAAAGCAAGCCCGGCGAAAAAGCCTGTTACGAAGCCCGTTGCAAAAAAAGCAACTTCAGCTAAGAAACCGGTCAAAGCCAAAGCCGTCGTCGCGGAAATCGTAGACGATGACAGCACACTTGCGCCTGAACAGGCCGCCCCCGAGATTGGCAAAGCCTATGCAATGCCAAACGAACGCGAAATAGAAGAAGAGTTTGGTCTCAACGACGAGCCGACGAAAGGCTTGGTTCCCACCGCAGATTCTAAAGCTATTACTTCGACCTCGGATCCTCTAGCGCTTTATCTTGCTGATGTCCGCAAGTATCCCGTGCTCAGCAAAGAAGAAGAGCAAGAAGTCGCTAAGAAATATTTCGAAACCAAAGATCCTGAAGCTGCACAAATCCTGGTGAAATCAAATCTTCGTTTCGTCGTCAAGGTTGCCGCTGAGTATTCCAAGTTCGGCGCGAAGATGATCGACCTTATCCAAGAAGGCAACGTGGGACTCATGCACGCTGTACGCGAGTTTAATCCGTACAAAGGAGCGCGCCTGATCACCTACGCTGTTTGGTGGATTCGCGGTTACATTCAAGAGTACTTGATGCGCCAGTATTCTATGGTCCGCATCGGTACGACTCAGAACCAAAGAAAACTTTTCTATCAATTGCAAAAAGAGAAAGACGCTCTCGATGCTATGGGACAGTCTCCGGACATTGCCCTCCTGAGCTCTCGCCTCGGCATTCCTGAAGATGAAGTGGAGCAAATGGCTCAGCGAATGTCAGGCCGTGATATTAGCCTCGATCGTCCCTTGGACGACGACTCGGGTGGCACGCTGATGGATTTCCAAAAATCGACATCAGACATGAGTGTCGATGAGCGCATTGCTCACGAAGAAGAGCTCGAGTTTCTGAAAGAGAAATTGAAAGAGATCCGCCCAGAACTTTCTGAGCGCGAAAGAATTATTCTCGACGAACGCATTCTGAATGACGAACCGCTGACTCTGCAAGAGATCGGCGAAAAGCACGGCATCACACGCGAAGCCGTCCGTCAGATGGAAGTCCGCGTGATGAAAAAAATCAAAGCCAAAATGGAAGAGCTTAAGTAG